The Petropleomorpha daqingensis genome includes a window with the following:
- a CDS encoding 4Fe-4S dicluster domain-containing protein, protein MTISSASPAWTGRDPEHRLYGPLPDVQGESGYDGDHPARVGFFTDTSVCIGCKACEVACKEWNTLPMDDSHGRRDALGLSGMSYDNTGQLGANSWRHVAFIEQSRTVDLPMPTFGRPGGDRTGSGPSPAAGAEQDDALARAQASVLNAEALSEFDPQTTQSGTDKQIRWLMSSDVCKHCTHAGCLDVCPTGALVRTEFGTVVVQGDICNGCGYCVPACPYGVIETRKDDGRAFKCTMCYDRLTDGLMPACATACPTQSIQFGNLDELQARADARLATLQSQGVESARLYGRDEDDGVGGNGAFFLLLDEPEVYGLPPDPVVTTRDLPAMWRAAAKGAAMVVGVAVTAVLASWRRK, encoded by the coding sequence GTGACGATCAGCTCGGCCAGCCCGGCGTGGACCGGGCGGGATCCGGAGCACCGGCTCTACGGGCCGCTGCCCGACGTGCAGGGGGAGTCGGGGTACGACGGCGACCACCCGGCGCGGGTCGGCTTCTTCACCGACACCTCGGTGTGCATCGGCTGCAAGGCCTGCGAGGTGGCGTGCAAGGAGTGGAACACGCTGCCGATGGACGACTCGCACGGCCGGCGCGACGCGCTCGGCCTGTCGGGGATGTCCTACGACAACACCGGGCAGCTCGGCGCCAACTCCTGGCGGCACGTCGCGTTCATCGAGCAGTCGCGCACGGTGGACCTGCCGATGCCCACGTTCGGTCGGCCGGGGGGCGATCGAACGGGGAGCGGCCCGTCGCCGGCGGCCGGCGCCGAGCAGGACGACGCCCTGGCCCGCGCGCAGGCGTCGGTGCTCAACGCCGAGGCGCTCAGCGAGTTCGACCCGCAGACGACGCAGAGCGGCACGGACAAGCAGATCCGGTGGCTGATGAGCTCCGACGTCTGCAAGCACTGCACGCACGCCGGCTGCCTCGACGTCTGCCCGACCGGTGCGCTGGTCCGCACCGAGTTCGGCACCGTCGTCGTCCAGGGCGACATCTGCAACGGGTGCGGCTACTGCGTGCCGGCCTGCCCGTACGGCGTCATCGAGACGCGCAAGGACGACGGCCGGGCCTTCAAGTGCACGATGTGCTACGACCGGCTGACCGACGGGCTGATGCCGGCCTGCGCGACCGCGTGCCCCACGCAGTCGATCCAGTTCGGCAACCTCGACGAGCTGCAGGCCCGGGCCGACGCGCGGCTGGCGACGCTGCAGAGCCAGGGCGTGGAGTCGGCGCGGCTGTACGGGCGCGACGAGGACGACGGCGTCGGCGGCAACGGGGCGTTCTTCCTGCTGCTCGACGAGCCGGAGGTGTACGGCCTCCCGCCCGACCCGGTGGTGACCACCCGCGACCTGCCGGCGATGTGGCGGGCCGCGGCGAAGGGTGCGGCGATGGTCGTCGGTGTGGCGGTGACCGCCGTCCTGGCGTCGTGGAGGCGGAAGTGA
- a CDS encoding TetR/AcrR family transcriptional regulator, translating to MSDDAAARPPVGRKAEASAETRATLLEAGAALLREQPVGDVLSQVTARAVVERVGRTTGAFFHQWPTLEAYHRDLVAYVLDPVRIESTAEAVAFITAALRSGQEPATVLHLAARGNFESVRADPYAQLWQALWSKHSQDEQVHASLRQNFDWVTDQVVPLLEACLAAAGRQMQPPFTVDSFAVVITALVQGLNLRWAIEPERVPVKPLSERPDAPEAQTSWDLFGTTVEILFRTITTPQDGGGSSPSSTART from the coding sequence ATGAGCGACGACGCCGCGGCCCGACCGCCGGTCGGCCGCAAGGCCGAGGCCAGCGCCGAGACGCGGGCGACCCTGCTGGAGGCCGGGGCGGCCCTGCTGCGGGAGCAACCCGTCGGCGACGTGCTCAGCCAGGTGACGGCGCGGGCGGTCGTGGAGCGCGTCGGCCGGACGACGGGGGCGTTCTTCCACCAGTGGCCCACCCTCGAGGCCTACCACCGCGACCTCGTGGCGTACGTGCTCGACCCGGTGCGCATCGAGAGCACCGCGGAGGCGGTCGCCTTCATCACGGCCGCGCTGCGCAGCGGCCAGGAGCCCGCGACCGTGCTGCACCTCGCCGCGCGGGGCAACTTCGAGAGCGTGCGGGCCGACCCCTACGCCCAGCTGTGGCAGGCGCTGTGGTCGAAGCACAGCCAGGACGAGCAGGTGCACGCCTCGCTCCGGCAGAACTTCGACTGGGTGACCGATCAGGTGGTGCCGCTGCTCGAGGCCTGCCTGGCCGCCGCGGGCCGTCAGATGCAGCCGCCGTTCACCGTCGACAGCTTCGCCGTCGTGATCACCGCGCTGGTGCAGGGCCTCAACCTGCGCTGGGCGATCGAGCCGGAGAGGGTGCCGGTCAAGCCGCTGTCGGAACGACCGGACGCGCCCGAGGCGCAGACGTCGTGGGACCTGTTCGGCACGACCGTGGAGATCCTGTTCCGGACCATCACGACGCCTCAGGACGGCGGCGGCAGCAGCCCGTCCTCGACCGCCCGCACGTAG
- the nrfD gene encoding NrfD/PsrC family molybdoenzyme membrane anchor subunit — protein sequence MTAAGGWRQADRGPRLKRKKRGGGGGSRELSMVDDVEFTSYYGRPIIKPPVWKSPEVPLYLFLGGAAGSSAILSALGEFTKRPTLAKAAQILAGGGALGSVGLLIVDLGRPERFLHMLRVFKPTSPLSVGSYILSPFSALTVGAAGLHVLGWFPRLRKLAAVGAGALGGPMTTYTAVLIANTAVPSWHAAGEQLPFVFAGSGMAAGGGMTMAFSPVAEAGPARKMAVAGAAIELAAMHQVENGHGIVSEPYHEGRPGLLLKIAKACTVSGAALTLLTGRKRVGAVLAGALLAAGSALTRFGVFEAGMVSAKDPKYTVVPQRERLAARQNGHAPTVTR from the coding sequence GTGACCGCGGCGGGCGGCTGGCGGCAGGCGGACCGCGGCCCGCGGCTGAAGCGGAAGAAGCGTGGCGGCGGGGGCGGCAGCCGCGAGCTGTCGATGGTGGACGACGTCGAGTTCACCTCGTACTACGGCCGCCCGATCATCAAGCCGCCGGTGTGGAAGAGCCCGGAGGTGCCGCTCTACCTGTTCCTCGGCGGCGCGGCCGGGTCGTCGGCGATCCTGTCGGCGCTGGGGGAGTTCACGAAGCGGCCGACGCTGGCCAAGGCGGCGCAGATCCTCGCCGGGGGCGGCGCGCTGGGCTCGGTCGGGTTGCTCATCGTCGACCTGGGCCGGCCGGAGCGGTTCCTGCACATGCTGCGGGTGTTCAAGCCGACGTCGCCGCTGTCGGTCGGGTCGTACATCCTCTCGCCGTTCAGCGCCCTCACGGTCGGGGCGGCGGGGCTGCACGTGCTGGGCTGGTTCCCGCGACTGCGCAAGCTGGCCGCCGTCGGGGCCGGGGCGCTCGGGGGGCCGATGACGACGTACACGGCGGTGCTGATCGCGAACACCGCCGTCCCGTCGTGGCACGCGGCGGGGGAGCAGCTGCCGTTCGTCTTCGCCGGGTCGGGGATGGCCGCGGGCGGGGGCATGACGATGGCGTTCTCACCGGTCGCCGAGGCCGGGCCGGCGCGCAAGATGGCGGTGGCCGGCGCGGCGATCGAGCTGGCCGCGATGCACCAGGTGGAGAACGGCCACGGGATCGTCAGCGAGCCCTACCACGAGGGCCGGCCGGGGCTGCTGCTGAAGATCGCCAAGGCGTGCACCGTCTCCGGCGCGGCGCTCACCCTGCTGACCGGCCGCAAGCGGGTCGGGGCGGTGCTGGCCGGCGCGCTGCTGGCGGCGGGGTCGGCGCTCACCCGGTTCGGCGTCTTCGAGGCCGGCATGGTCAGCGCCAAGGACCCGAAGTACACCGTCGTCCCTCAGCGTGAGCGGCTGGCCGCGCGGCAGAACGGGCACGCGCCGACCGTCACCCGCTGA
- a CDS encoding DUF4190 domain-containing protein, which produces MTTEQYDSSYPQNPQQPPAPQGYQAPAPQPYGAPVAQPYGYPAPQAQAQGNGLGIAGFVCGLVGLILCWVPWFGMLLGVVGIVLSGIAISQGKKRGTSTGLAIAGLVCGILAVLAFVLLLAFVFSVASSINTY; this is translated from the coding sequence ATGACCACCGAGCAGTACGACTCGTCCTACCCGCAGAACCCGCAGCAGCCGCCGGCGCCGCAGGGCTACCAGGCCCCCGCGCCCCAGCCCTACGGCGCGCCCGTGGCCCAGCCGTACGGCTACCCCGCCCCGCAGGCCCAGGCGCAGGGCAACGGCCTCGGCATCGCCGGCTTCGTCTGCGGTCTCGTCGGCCTGATCCTCTGCTGGGTGCCGTGGTTCGGGATGCTGCTCGGCGTCGTCGGCATCGTGCTGAGCGGCATCGCCATCTCGCAGGGCAAGAAGCGCGGCACGAGCACCGGCCTGGCGATCGCCGGCCTGGTCTGCGGCATCCTCGCCGTCCTGGCCTTCGTCCTCCTCCTGGCCTTCGTGTTCTCCGTGGCCTCGTCGATCAACACCTACTGA
- a CDS encoding helix-turn-helix transcriptional regulator, which translates to MTDALRVRIVRADPQQWRRLARILAGEPGIEVTGGTEPVPAADPQLSPRQRDVLIAYASCNDLLPVVARRLGMDEETLKTHLRRLRVKYRTVGRPAPTRRDLYVRAVEDGLVPPPS; encoded by the coding sequence TTGACCGACGCTCTGAGGGTCCGCATCGTCCGCGCCGACCCGCAGCAGTGGCGTCGTCTCGCGCGGATCCTGGCCGGCGAACCCGGGATCGAGGTGACGGGCGGAACCGAACCGGTGCCCGCGGCGGACCCCCAGCTGTCGCCCCGGCAGCGGGACGTGCTGATCGCCTACGCCTCCTGCAACGACCTGCTGCCCGTGGTGGCCCGGCGGCTGGGCATGGACGAGGAGACGCTCAAGACCCACCTCCGGCGGCTCCGGGTCAAGTACCGGACGGTGGGACGTCCCGCGCCCACCCGCCGTGACCTCTACGTGCGGGCGGTCGAGGACGGCCTGGTCCCGCCGCCGTCCTGA
- a CDS encoding response regulator transcription factor: MSIGGDQGEGAEPLRVLVVGADPDKRRRLARLLAGVAGVEVVGWLESSEALEVLGYDDDELAIVSAEPALRRPKLSARQRDVLIAYAAGNQLMPAVARSLGMDQETLKTHLRRIRVKYREVGRPAPTRRDLYVRAVEDGLLPPPS; encoded by the coding sequence GTGTCCATCGGCGGCGATCAGGGGGAGGGCGCAGAGCCGCTCCGGGTGCTGGTCGTCGGCGCCGATCCGGACAAGCGCCGCCGTCTGGCGCGGCTGCTGGCCGGGGTCGCGGGCGTCGAGGTGGTGGGCTGGCTGGAGTCCTCCGAGGCCCTCGAGGTGCTGGGGTACGACGACGACGAGCTGGCGATCGTCAGCGCCGAACCGGCCCTGCGCCGGCCGAAGCTCTCCGCCCGGCAGCGGGACGTCCTGATCGCCTACGCCGCCGGCAACCAGCTGATGCCCGCGGTCGCGCGCTCGCTGGGGATGGACCAGGAGACGCTCAAGACGCACCTGCGCCGGATCCGGGTCAAGTACCGCGAGGTCGGCCGGCCGGCGCCCACCCGGCGCGATCTCTACGTGCGGGCGGTCGAGGACGGGCTGCTGCCGCCGCCGTCCTGA